Proteins encoded by one window of Salmonirosea aquatica:
- a CDS encoding glycosyltransferase: MQEYDIIHIHGIWHFGSLAPFMIANQVPKVITIHGLLDRWAIRHHQWKKQIVSFLYQKKVLAKADLVQVNNLDEQEDVARYLGFEPKNLVIIPNGMRMEEFAHLPKKGFFRKEHGITEEINMVLFMGRLNIKKGLDLLLPAFAEYYSQYPDAVLVLAGPDDGYQEETEAFIEAHELKSRILLVGLLTDEVKKSALADADLFVLPSYSEGFSIAVLEAMAAGVPTLVSSRVGFGDYIERYAAAYLAGLNTKDVLAGLVSMLQDEILRKRTKQNAFRMLKENFEIHEVARQMLEAYGSVLKT, translated from the coding sequence ATTCAGGAGTATGACATTATCCATATTCACGGCATCTGGCATTTTGGAAGCCTTGCTCCTTTTATGATTGCCAACCAGGTACCCAAGGTGATCACCATCCACGGCTTACTGGACCGATGGGCCATCCGGCACCACCAATGGAAAAAGCAAATTGTCAGCTTCCTGTACCAGAAAAAAGTATTAGCCAAGGCCGACTTGGTGCAGGTGAATAATCTGGATGAGCAGGAGGACGTTGCCCGATACCTGGGATTTGAGCCTAAAAATCTGGTCATAATTCCCAATGGCATGCGGATGGAAGAATTTGCTCACCTCCCGAAGAAAGGTTTTTTTCGTAAGGAGCACGGTATTACGGAAGAAATCAACATGGTGCTTTTTATGGGGCGCCTGAATATCAAAAAAGGGCTTGACCTGCTCCTGCCTGCTTTTGCAGAATACTACTCACAATATCCTGACGCCGTACTTGTGTTGGCGGGGCCAGACGATGGCTACCAGGAAGAAACAGAGGCTTTCATTGAGGCACACGAATTGAAGTCCCGTATTCTTTTGGTAGGTCTGCTCACGGATGAAGTAAAAAAATCCGCCCTGGCTGATGCGGATCTTTTCGTACTTCCTTCCTACTCGGAAGGATTTTCAATCGCGGTGCTTGAGGCGATGGCCGCGGGGGTACCTACGTTGGTCTCTAGCCGGGTTGGTTTTGGTGATTATATTGAAAGGTACGCGGCCGCATATCTGGCTGGGTTGAACACGAAAGATGTGCTTGCCGGGCTGGTTTCGATGTTGCAGGATGAAATCTTGCGTAAGCGCACTAAACAAAACGCCTTTCGCATGTTGAAGGAAAATTTCGAAATTCACGAAGTTGCCCGGCAAATGCTTGAGGCTTACGGTTCGGTACTAAAAACCTAA
- a CDS encoding glycosyltransferase family 2 protein, with protein sequence MTDLSVIILTHNEALHIERCLRSVKMVTDKIFIIDSYSTDNTVALARGLGAEVVQNPWVSYAFQLNYGISHNPFSTAWVMRLDADEYITPELATEINEVLPGMATGIAGLYLKRRVFFLNKWIKNGGYYPIWLLRLWRHGQGFCEELWMDEHIKVKGGTISRLTYDIVDHNLNNLTWWTQKHNNYAIREVIDLLNITYNFDDKETVTPSFWGTQEQRTRYLKIRYASLPLFTRPFIYFIYRYFIKLGFLDGTKGLIWHTLQGFWYRFLVDAKLYELYQTVGTDKKDIMDHFLKTYGKNLGSPNRPVSV encoded by the coding sequence ATGACTGACTTATCTGTTATCATACTTACCCACAATGAAGCCCTGCACATCGAGCGATGCCTGCGCAGTGTCAAAATGGTTACAGATAAGATATTTATCATAGACTCCTATTCTACCGACAATACCGTAGCGCTGGCCCGTGGATTGGGAGCCGAAGTAGTGCAAAACCCCTGGGTGTCCTATGCCTTTCAGCTCAATTATGGAATTTCGCATAATCCCTTCTCCACGGCCTGGGTTATGCGCCTGGATGCTGACGAATATATTACCCCTGAGCTGGCCACTGAAATAAACGAAGTTCTGCCGGGTATGGCTACCGGGATAGCGGGGCTGTACCTCAAACGCCGGGTATTTTTTTTAAATAAGTGGATCAAGAATGGCGGATACTACCCCATCTGGTTATTACGGCTTTGGCGGCACGGACAGGGCTTCTGCGAGGAACTTTGGATGGACGAACACATTAAGGTAAAAGGAGGTACTATCAGTCGGCTAACCTACGATATAGTGGATCATAATCTAAATAATCTGACCTGGTGGACCCAAAAGCATAATAATTACGCAATTCGGGAAGTCATTGACTTGCTGAATATTACCTACAACTTCGATGATAAAGAAACCGTTACGCCCTCGTTCTGGGGTACCCAGGAGCAGCGTACCCGCTATTTAAAGATCAGATATGCCAGCCTGCCCCTTTTCACCAGACCCTTTATATATTTCATTTATCGCTATTTTATAAAACTGGGATTTCTTGACGGTACCAAAGGTTTGATATGGCACACCTTACAGGGCTTTTGGTACCGTTTCCTGGTGGATGCGAAACTGTACGAATTGTACCAAACAGTGGGTACTGACAAAAAAGACATTATGGATCATTTCCTGAAAACGTATGGAAAAAACCTCGGGTCCCCAAACCGACCTGTCAGCGTATGA
- a CDS encoding glycosyltransferase family 2 protein — MKSLETYASELQSFLQKPAGLVKQDSTYPKLSIITPSFNQGKYLERTILSVLNQQYPNLEYIIIDGGSTDESLDVIKKYEKYLAYWVSEPDKGQVDALNKGFIKATGDWIGFQNSDDVYFPGTFDRFGIEARRSANVDLLYGDLFMITPDDRVTELLKTLPYSLTCQLIEGMQIHNQSLFFKKSLLDQYGSFDPEYRFAFDYEFITRFTTQSGVRAKRINGLAGALRIHDEAKSSTIAQIGRQEHEQIQIAFGKYNTSFLPEKMQYLYCRLRKLAYLFGQNDWNYIAHRKSLRKT; from the coding sequence ATGAAATCACTGGAAACGTACGCCTCCGAACTACAGTCCTTCTTACAGAAACCTGCTGGTTTGGTTAAGCAGGACAGTACCTACCCGAAACTATCGATAATAACACCTTCTTTTAATCAGGGAAAATACCTTGAACGGACCATCCTTAGTGTACTGAACCAGCAGTACCCCAATCTGGAGTATATCATCATCGACGGCGGTTCGACGGATGAAAGTCTGGACGTAATCAAGAAATATGAAAAATACCTGGCCTATTGGGTGAGTGAACCCGATAAAGGCCAGGTAGATGCCCTGAATAAGGGTTTTATTAAAGCCACTGGCGACTGGATCGGGTTTCAGAATTCTGATGATGTATATTTCCCCGGTACATTTGATCGTTTTGGCATTGAGGCACGTCGGAGCGCGAACGTAGATTTGTTATATGGAGACCTATTTATGATAACCCCCGACGACCGGGTCACGGAACTACTTAAGACCTTACCCTATAGCCTGACTTGCCAACTGATTGAAGGGATGCAGATTCATAACCAGTCTTTGTTTTTCAAAAAAAGCCTGCTTGATCAGTATGGCTCATTTGACCCAGAGTATCGATTTGCCTTTGATTATGAATTCATAACCCGCTTTACTACCCAATCGGGCGTGCGGGCTAAACGAATAAACGGATTGGCCGGTGCCCTACGGATTCATGACGAAGCCAAATCTTCAACCATCGCGCAGATAGGTCGACAGGAACACGAGCAAATACAAATCGCCTTCGGAAAATACAATACTTCCTTTTTGCCTGAGAAAATGCAGTACCTTTACTGCCGACTACGAAAATTGGCGTATTTGTTCGGTCAAAACGATTGGAATTACATCGCCCACAGAAAGAGTTTACGAAAGACATGA
- a CDS encoding glycosyltransferase family 4 protein codes for MHSKRVLFISHDANRAGSQLLLLQLIKLLKAQGISSHLLLCDGGDLVEDFKAVTSCTLLESPPSSPLLSKIKKGVEKIPFLRLPSAGTNAKVHLRLETELSQLNIGLVFVNSVANAAFYQQNLVFLHALPVVLFAHELEMSVATYTAPESLRFLLQKCDHLIAVSKAVADFYIRDYGYPTSRVSTFTLINSGEILNNLASLDPHYTHPALPTEADAIIIGGCGNAEWRKGNDIFNLIARQVIETMPTRPIYFVWVGAGPMHAFYEQIKFDIERFGLSRQIILIPPTPEALNIMNRFDLFLLSSREDPYPLVVLEAALLQKPIICFEKAGGAPELVEQDAGEVVGYLDVAAASQAIITLINDPVLRKKKGKAAHHKVLERHNTEQSIQKILTIIHDLMPVPVSENVPLA; via the coding sequence ATGCACTCTAAGCGGGTTTTATTTATTTCCCACGACGCCAACCGGGCGGGCAGCCAGCTGTTGCTACTCCAACTCATCAAGCTGTTAAAGGCTCAGGGCATTTCCTCCCATTTGCTGCTCTGCGATGGGGGCGATCTGGTGGAGGACTTCAAAGCGGTTACCTCCTGTACCCTCCTCGAATCCCCTCCATCATCTCCGTTGCTGAGTAAAATCAAAAAAGGGGTTGAGAAGATACCTTTTCTTCGCCTTCCCTCGGCTGGCACCAATGCAAAGGTACACCTCCGTCTTGAAACCGAATTGTCGCAGCTGAATATTGGGCTGGTATTTGTCAATTCAGTGGCCAATGCCGCTTTTTACCAGCAGAACCTCGTTTTCCTGCATGCGCTTCCGGTAGTCCTTTTTGCCCACGAACTCGAAATGTCCGTGGCTACCTACACGGCACCCGAGTCCCTTCGGTTCCTGCTCCAAAAGTGCGATCACCTGATTGCCGTCTCGAAGGCCGTGGCTGATTTCTACATACGTGACTATGGGTATCCTACGTCCCGCGTGAGTACATTTACGTTAATCAATTCAGGGGAAATACTGAATAACCTTGCTTCCCTGGATCCACACTACACTCACCCTGCCCTTCCTACCGAGGCCGATGCTATTATAATCGGGGGCTGCGGGAATGCCGAATGGCGCAAAGGAAACGATATTTTTAATCTCATTGCCCGCCAGGTGATCGAAACCATGCCGACGCGTCCCATCTACTTTGTGTGGGTAGGTGCCGGTCCTATGCATGCCTTCTACGAACAAATAAAGTTCGACATCGAACGTTTCGGCCTTTCCCGGCAAATCATTCTAATCCCCCCTACGCCGGAAGCGTTGAATATTATGAATCGGTTCGACCTTTTTTTATTGAGTTCGCGGGAAGACCCCTACCCGTTGGTTGTTCTGGAAGCAGCTCTACTTCAGAAACCGATCATCTGTTTTGAGAAAGCGGGTGGTGCGCCTGAACTGGTCGAGCAGGATGCCGGTGAGGTCGTGGGGTATCTTGATGTTGCTGCCGCCTCCCAAGCTATCATTACCCTGATCAATGATCCGGTGTTACGTAAAAAAAAGGGCAAAGCTGCTCACCACAAGGTACTTGAGCGTCATAACACCGAACAAAGTATTCAAAAAATCCTGACGATTATCCATGATCTCATGCCTGTTCCGGTTTCCGAAAACGTACCTCTGGCATGA
- a CDS encoding WcaF family extracellular polysaccharide biosynthesis acetyltransferase produces the protein MEKTSGPQTDLSAYDNSWYKPGGLVRRYAWFLLGRLFIHTYLPLPVGFKRMLLRAFGAKIGKNVMIKPKVNIKYPWFLSIGENTWIGENVWIDNLAQVNIGPNCCLSQGALLLTGNHNYKSTRFDLSVSPIILEAGVWIGARAIVGPGVICQSHAVLAVNSVASKNLDAYTIYGGNPAQWIRNREFDCEN, from the coding sequence ATGGAAAAAACCTCGGGTCCCCAAACCGACCTGTCAGCGTATGACAATTCCTGGTATAAGCCTGGTGGGTTGGTCAGGCGGTATGCCTGGTTCTTATTGGGCCGTCTTTTCATTCATACCTACCTACCTCTACCCGTGGGATTTAAGCGAATGCTATTACGGGCTTTTGGGGCAAAAATAGGTAAGAATGTTATGATTAAACCTAAGGTCAATATTAAGTACCCCTGGTTTTTAAGCATTGGCGAAAACACCTGGATCGGAGAAAACGTGTGGATTGATAATCTTGCTCAGGTTAACATCGGCCCTAACTGTTGTCTATCGCAGGGAGCACTACTCCTTACCGGCAATCATAACTACAAAAGTACCCGCTTTGACCTGAGTGTCTCTCCCATTATTTTGGAAGCCGGAGTTTGGATTGGTGCTAGGGCTATTGTTGGCCCGGGTGTAATTTGCCAATCTCATGCCGTACTTGCGGTCAATTCAGTGGCTTCAAAAAATCTTGATGCGTATACAATTTATGGGGGGAATCCTGCCCAATGGATCAGAAACCGGGAATTCGACTGTGAAAATTAG
- a CDS encoding DUF5672 family protein has translation MTELVTVLVPLFGLPLTPLETYSLQTCQRHLGDFPITFLKSDSLTLSDEVRSICPTADSVSFDPRYLANRTGYTKLLLGENLYEQFSWSRYLLILELNTVVTKNELAYWCRQGYDLIQAFPTFDEKVSPVRSMVRRFSPTAHLAPQSYERQTFERSAGISLRRVKSFQKLVRRKKRSMNRFLTDYPDPQNDSLFWEYFVNRWRPELITPNALARRHFAQNQASFNRVPAPNLIPFSITDFDDFPLWDRY, from the coding sequence ATGACCGAATTAGTCACCGTCCTTGTCCCGCTTTTCGGATTGCCCCTTACTCCTCTCGAAACCTATTCGCTTCAAACATGTCAGAGGCACTTGGGTGACTTTCCGATTACCTTTCTAAAAAGTGATTCCCTCACACTGTCGGATGAAGTCCGGTCCATTTGTCCCACGGCCGATTCTGTTTCTTTCGACCCGAGGTACCTTGCCAACCGCACCGGGTACACGAAGCTGTTGCTTGGCGAAAATTTGTACGAACAGTTTAGCTGGAGCAGGTACCTTTTGATTCTGGAATTGAACACTGTGGTTACCAAAAATGAACTGGCCTACTGGTGTCGCCAGGGATATGATTTAATTCAGGCGTTCCCTACATTCGATGAGAAGGTTTCTCCGGTTCGGTCGATGGTACGGCGATTTAGCCCTACGGCTCATCTTGCTCCACAATCCTACGAAAGGCAAACTTTTGAACGGAGCGCGGGGATATCTTTACGGCGGGTAAAATCATTTCAGAAGCTGGTGAGGCGAAAAAAACGTTCTATGAATCGTTTTCTGACGGATTACCCGGATCCGCAGAATGATTCGTTATTTTGGGAATATTTTGTCAATCGGTGGCGCCCTGAACTCATAACGCCCAATGCGCTGGCCCGCCGTCATTTTGCCCAAAATCAGGCCTCATTCAATAGGGTACCTGCGCCAAATCTAATACCTTTCAGTATCACTGACTTCGATGATTTCCCCCTTTGGGATCGTTACTAA
- a CDS encoding glycosyl transferase: MTIAFTICSINYLAQARTLGESLRRTNPDITYFVGLVDRLENITFAPGYEPDCTLVEVHTIGIEAFDDLCERYNITELNTAVKPFYFQYFYETYPGADKILYLDPDIIVFQPLTALLATLDTHEAVLTPHLTVPIADTKKPSELDHLNTGLYNLGFCGFRRSESTRKFLAWWAEKLRYECLIALCDGLFVDQNWMNFLPLFVENTCIESNPGYNAAYWNLHERTFTKQKGTFMVNEGYPLQFFHFSGYDPARPDVVSKYQNRYDFHQRPDLTELFELYRERLMAHGNSYYRNFTCVYIKPEKIYKYSRIRKGLTTPLRTLMRLIDSH, encoded by the coding sequence ATGACCATCGCTTTCACAATCTGTTCCATCAATTACCTGGCGCAAGCCCGTACTTTGGGCGAGTCTCTGCGCAGGACTAATCCAGATATCACCTATTTCGTGGGGTTGGTGGATCGGTTGGAAAATATAACGTTTGCACCTGGTTACGAGCCCGATTGCACGCTGGTAGAAGTTCATACCATCGGCATCGAGGCTTTCGATGATTTGTGCGAGCGATACAATATCACCGAACTCAACACCGCGGTCAAGCCTTTCTATTTTCAGTATTTTTATGAAACATATCCCGGGGCGGACAAAATCTTGTACCTGGATCCCGACATCATCGTTTTCCAGCCTCTGACCGCTCTGCTTGCTACCCTCGATACCCACGAGGCGGTTCTGACTCCCCACCTTACCGTACCCATTGCCGATACGAAAAAACCCAGTGAGCTGGATCATCTCAACACGGGCTTGTATAACCTGGGTTTCTGTGGGTTCCGAAGAAGCGAATCTACCCGGAAGTTCCTGGCCTGGTGGGCCGAAAAACTACGCTACGAATGCCTCATAGCCCTGTGTGACGGTTTGTTCGTGGATCAGAACTGGATGAATTTCCTACCTCTTTTTGTGGAAAATACTTGTATTGAAAGCAATCCTGGCTACAATGCGGCTTATTGGAATCTACATGAACGCACGTTCACAAAGCAGAAGGGTACCTTCATGGTAAATGAGGGGTATCCGCTCCAGTTTTTCCATTTCAGTGGTTATGATCCCGCCCGACCGGACGTAGTTTCCAAGTACCAGAACCGTTATGACTTCCACCAACGACCCGACTTGACCGAGCTTTTCGAACTGTACCGTGAACGGCTAATGGCCCACGGCAATTCCTACTACCGAAATTTTACCTGCGTGTACATCAAGCCCGAAAAAATTTATAAGTATAGCCGAATCCGTAAAGGACTGACAACCCCCCTCCGTACTTTGATGCGGCTCATCGATTCCCACTAA
- a CDS encoding glycosyltransferase family 4 protein, with amino-acid sequence MRILVIHNQLWAHYKSILFEEIHRELRSKYPDSEFLVAQIALYESTRASMVAQGSEPDFAYPYRVLFERSLDTVTLSERIQGLFRVFHSFRPDVLNITGYYDWAQVLLLFYAKTRGLKVVISSESSMADRTRSTAKEFLKKMIFKCTDAFFCFGQSTVSYLRALGVPESKIAVRRGAVVDNDRVQARFENANQRSKKTESGNRNFIYVGRLAPEKNVKMLLEAYQDCIQSDKSPNWGLIVVGDGPLLEVFREYAVRNGLSQVQFTGGIPWAEVPDYLAQASVLVLPSLSEPWGLVVNEALVCGMPVIVSEKCGCAEDLVSPNQNGFVFDPTDKVGLVRALQYYRDNPGAIERHGTSSKKIIAPFSPGNVAREMVQQYRVLVQ; translated from the coding sequence ATGAGGATTTTGGTGATTCATAACCAATTGTGGGCACATTACAAATCGATCCTTTTTGAGGAAATCCACCGTGAGCTTCGTTCGAAGTACCCGGATAGCGAATTCCTGGTGGCCCAAATCGCCCTTTATGAGTCTACCCGGGCAAGCATGGTGGCTCAGGGGTCAGAACCTGATTTTGCCTATCCCTATCGGGTACTTTTCGAAAGAAGCCTGGATACCGTTACCCTTTCGGAACGGATCCAGGGACTTTTCCGGGTGTTCCATTCGTTTCGACCCGATGTGCTGAATATTACCGGGTATTACGATTGGGCACAGGTACTGCTCTTGTTTTATGCAAAAACAAGGGGGCTCAAAGTCGTGATCTCCAGCGAATCTTCCATGGCCGACCGGACACGCTCTACAGCCAAGGAATTCTTAAAGAAAATGATTTTTAAATGTACCGACGCATTCTTTTGTTTTGGGCAGTCAACCGTATCTTATTTGCGGGCGCTTGGGGTACCTGAGAGCAAAATAGCAGTGCGCCGTGGCGCGGTAGTGGACAATGATCGGGTTCAGGCGCGCTTTGAAAATGCAAACCAACGTTCAAAAAAAACCGAGTCAGGGAATCGAAATTTTATCTACGTAGGCCGCCTGGCGCCCGAAAAAAATGTAAAAATGCTTTTGGAGGCCTACCAGGATTGCATCCAGTCGGACAAAAGTCCGAATTGGGGACTGATTGTGGTTGGTGACGGTCCCCTACTCGAAGTGTTTCGCGAATACGCCGTTCGAAACGGACTATCCCAGGTACAGTTCACAGGGGGGATACCCTGGGCTGAGGTACCTGATTACCTGGCCCAAGCCAGCGTATTGGTATTGCCCAGTCTTTCCGAACCCTGGGGGCTCGTGGTAAACGAAGCACTGGTTTGTGGTATGCCCGTAATCGTTTCCGAGAAGTGCGGGTGCGCGGAGGATTTGGTTAGTCCCAATCAAAATGGATTTGTCTTTGATCCCACGGATAAGGTAGGTTTGGTCAGGGCTTTGCAATATTATCGGGACAATCCCGGAGCGATCGAGCGGCATGGTACCTCTTCTAAAAAAATAATCGCACCCTTCTCTCCCGGAAATGTAGCCCGTGAAATGGTGCAGCAATACCGGGTTTTGGTTCAATAA
- a CDS encoding glycosyltransferase family 2 protein, translating to MKISIITVVYNGERTIRDTIESVLAQTHPDVEYIIIDGNSKDSTLEIIKNYGERIHTVLSEPDKGIYDAMNKGIKIATGEVVGLLNADDVYASSDVLAEVARRIVENHADAVYGDLLYVAANDPEKVTRTWKAGAYAPGDFLWGWMPPHPTFFLKRNCYQKYGDFRLDMGSAADYELMLRMIHKNEVKLSYIQKTLVRMRVGGASNSTFKNRLIANRNDQKAWKVNGLKPYVITVLLKPIRKILQFFP from the coding sequence GTGAAAATTAGTATAATTACGGTTGTTTATAACGGAGAAAGGACCATTCGTGATACAATAGAATCGGTGTTGGCCCAGACCCATCCGGACGTGGAGTATATTATAATCGACGGAAATTCGAAGGATTCCACACTTGAAATTATCAAGAATTATGGAGAAAGAATTCATACCGTATTATCAGAACCTGATAAGGGCATTTATGATGCGATGAATAAAGGCATTAAAATTGCTACAGGAGAAGTGGTTGGATTATTGAACGCCGATGACGTCTATGCTTCGTCCGATGTACTGGCCGAGGTAGCTCGCAGAATTGTCGAAAACCACGCAGATGCCGTGTATGGTGATCTTTTGTATGTAGCGGCCAATGACCCTGAAAAAGTCACGCGAACCTGGAAAGCAGGTGCTTACGCCCCGGGCGATTTTTTGTGGGGTTGGATGCCACCCCATCCAACATTTTTTTTAAAAAGGAATTGCTACCAGAAATATGGAGATTTTCGCCTTGACATGGGTTCTGCGGCGGACTATGAATTGATGCTTCGCATGATTCATAAAAATGAAGTAAAACTGAGTTATATCCAAAAAACACTTGTGCGAATGCGGGTAGGAGGAGCCAGCAATTCAACCTTCAAAAACAGGCTGATTGCCAATAGGAATGACCAGAAAGCCTGGAAAGTTAATGGACTAAAACCCTATGTAATTACGGTACTGTTAAAGCCTATTCGCAAAATTTTACAATTTTTTCCTTAA
- a CDS encoding MraY family glycosyltransferase, with product MEQTVLNEIVAGGYFKGLADREVYQCALSLLVACFLSIISIPIIINLSNLLNLTAKPGFRSSHDTDTPTLGGIALFAATLIAFFLWPHSQEATDSNLTSLSMVGLTILFFLGLKDDILALDSAKKLIIQIIATLTLVVMGDFKVDYLYGIFGWYYISDIWSIPLTLFIFISLINAINLIDGIDGLAGGISLIACMWFGFWFLLNQHFTFACLAFSLSGALLGFLRFNFSKTSKIFMGDTGSLIAGFLLSFFTIEFLRLNVSFRNDPNAFFNAPIIVMIVLIVPIFDTLRVFIVRILNGKSPFVADRNHVHHILLDNGFSHLGVSLILWSVTIINTSLFFAFHGGVSNTTSLTIYVCMFVLYLIAAYFLKKRANFVKKRKGLRKEAALSHDSQSWTKKFLEDL from the coding sequence ATGGAACAAACTGTACTGAACGAAATAGTTGCGGGCGGGTACTTTAAAGGACTTGCCGATCGGGAAGTGTATCAGTGTGCGCTTTCATTACTGGTGGCTTGTTTTTTATCCATCATCTCTATTCCCATTATTATCAACTTGTCCAATCTTCTGAACCTGACCGCAAAACCGGGTTTCAGAAGTTCGCACGATACCGACACTCCCACTTTGGGGGGGATAGCCTTGTTTGCCGCCACGCTTATTGCCTTTTTTCTCTGGCCGCACTCCCAGGAAGCTACTGATTCAAACCTCACCAGTCTTTCCATGGTAGGTCTGACCATCCTATTCTTCCTGGGACTAAAAGACGATATTCTGGCCCTCGATTCGGCCAAGAAGCTGATTATCCAAATTATAGCTACCCTCACTCTCGTGGTCATGGGAGACTTCAAGGTGGATTATCTCTACGGGATTTTCGGGTGGTATTATATTTCAGATATCTGGAGCATCCCACTGACGCTTTTCATCTTTATTTCTTTAATCAACGCCATCAACCTCATTGATGGTATCGATGGACTTGCCGGTGGAATAAGTCTCATAGCGTGCATGTGGTTTGGGTTTTGGTTTCTGCTGAACCAACATTTTACATTTGCCTGCCTTGCTTTCTCACTCTCAGGTGCATTATTGGGCTTTCTGCGGTTCAATTTTTCTAAAACCAGCAAGATATTCATGGGTGATACAGGTTCGCTGATTGCCGGGTTCCTGCTGTCTTTTTTCACGATTGAGTTTCTGCGTTTGAACGTAAGTTTCCGAAATGATCCCAATGCTTTTTTCAATGCCCCAATCATTGTAATGATTGTACTCATTGTCCCGATTTTCGATACCCTGCGAGTGTTCATCGTGCGGATACTCAATGGAAAATCTCCTTTTGTAGCCGATCGGAACCATGTACACCACATCCTGCTCGATAATGGCTTCAGTCATTTGGGTGTTTCTTTGATTCTCTGGTCGGTTACGATCATAAACACCTCGCTTTTTTTCGCTTTCCACGGCGGTGTATCCAACACCACTTCTCTGACAATTTATGTATGCATGTTCGTACTTTATTTGATTGCTGCATATTTTCTGAAAAAGAGGGCGAATTTTGTAAAAAAGCGTAAAGGCCTTCGCAAGGAGGCCGCATTGTCACATGACTCCCAATCTTGGACTAAGAAATTCCTTGAAGACCTCTAA